The following proteins come from a genomic window of Gottfriedia acidiceleris:
- a CDS encoding polyamine ABC transporter substrate-binding protein, with product MSIFRKTAAIMVSLGLVSLLLSACSVGKKELNIYSWADNFDEKVLESFEKKYDVKINYQVFASNEELYAKLKAGGSNYDVIQPSDYMVKLMIHQNMLAKLDKSKMPNLNNISPEYTNQEFDPKGDYSVVYTGGLTGIAYNPKYVKENIDSWDNLWNPKYKGHVTLLDDNREVFGMGLIKNGYSNSSTNEDELLKAYNNLKTLTPNLLAFDTDTVKQKFITEDAWIGQVWSGDAAYIQKELKDIKWVVPKEGSSRWADTLAIPKDAKQKDLAEKFINYLYDPKVSAQNYEAIGYADPNSKSGSYHSAGYKQNPYINVTKEQTDATNWIKDVGDQTELYDKYWTELKTGK from the coding sequence ATGAGTATATTTAGAAAAACTGCTGCAATAATGGTTTCTTTAGGCTTAGTAAGTTTACTTTTATCTGCTTGTTCAGTTGGAAAAAAAGAATTAAATATTTATAGCTGGGCAGATAATTTTGATGAGAAGGTTTTAGAATCATTTGAAAAGAAATATGATGTTAAAATTAATTATCAAGTTTTTGCAAGTAATGAAGAGTTGTATGCAAAACTAAAAGCTGGTGGTTCGAATTATGATGTAATTCAGCCTTCAGATTATATGGTTAAACTAATGATTCATCAAAATATGTTGGCTAAATTGGATAAAAGTAAGATGCCAAATTTAAATAATATTTCACCAGAATATACAAATCAAGAGTTTGATCCAAAAGGTGACTATTCAGTTGTTTATACTGGAGGATTAACGGGGATTGCCTATAATCCAAAATATGTAAAAGAAAATATAGATAGCTGGGATAATTTATGGAACCCAAAATACAAAGGTCATGTAACTTTACTTGATGATAATAGAGAAGTATTTGGAATGGGATTAATTAAAAATGGTTATTCAAATAGCTCAACAAATGAAGACGAATTACTAAAAGCTTATAACAATTTAAAAACATTAACACCTAACTTATTAGCATTCGACACAGATACGGTGAAACAAAAGTTTATTACAGAAGATGCATGGATTGGTCAAGTGTGGTCCGGAGATGCTGCTTATATTCAAAAAGAGCTTAAAGATATTAAATGGGTTGTACCAAAAGAAGGATCATCAAGATGGGCAGATACTTTAGCAATACCAAAAGATGCAAAACAAAAAGATTTAGCTGAAAAGTTTATTAACTATCTATATGATCCAAAAGTAAGTGCACAAAATTATGAGGCGATTGGTTATGCTGATCCAAATAGTAAATCAGGATCTTATCATTCAGCGGGGTATAAACAAAATCCGTATATTAATGTAACAAAAGAACAAACTGATGCAACCAACTGGATTAAGGACGTTGGGGACCAAACAGAATTATATGATAAGTATTGGACAGAATTAAAAACTGGCAAATAA
- a CDS encoding ABC transporter permease, producing MRNEKYIIAPTIIWLLVFFLVPLLLIFGFAFMKNGMYGEIEKTFTLENIVKVFDPLYLKVLWTTFWIALVTTIITLLIGYPYAYTATVVNEKWQRILLLLITIPFWINFLVRSYALIVILRSKGIINTLLIQLGMIKEPLQLLYNTPSVIMGMVYTLLPFMVLPIFVAIEQLDNRKLDAANDLGATPFQTFIYVTLPLTMKGIFAGSILVFVASFGMFVVSDVMGGSKVALIGNVIQNQFLAARNWPFGSALSIFLVITSIGLIGLYYLATKNIGADKSRGEK from the coding sequence TTGAGAAATGAAAAATACATAATTGCACCTACGATTATCTGGCTATTAGTTTTTTTTCTAGTACCTTTATTATTAATTTTTGGTTTTGCATTTATGAAAAATGGAATGTACGGAGAAATTGAAAAAACATTTACATTAGAAAATATTGTAAAAGTATTTGACCCACTTTATTTAAAAGTTTTATGGACAACTTTTTGGATTGCTTTGGTAACTACAATAATAACTCTTTTGATAGGATATCCTTATGCATATACGGCTACAGTTGTAAATGAAAAATGGCAGAGGATTTTACTATTATTAATCACGATCCCCTTTTGGATAAATTTCTTAGTAAGATCATATGCATTAATTGTTATCCTTCGTTCAAAAGGGATTATTAACACATTATTAATCCAGCTTGGGATGATAAAAGAACCTTTACAACTACTTTATAATACACCATCTGTCATAATGGGAATGGTCTATACATTATTACCATTTATGGTGTTACCGATCTTTGTTGCCATTGAGCAATTGGATAACCGAAAATTGGACGCTGCTAATGATTTAGGAGCTACTCCATTTCAAACCTTTATATATGTAACTCTTCCATTAACGATGAAGGGGATTTTTGCAGGTAGTATTTTAGTTTTTGTTGCTTCATTTGGAATGTTTGTCGTTTCTGATGTAATGGGTGGATCAAAAGTTGCTTTAATCGGAAATGTCATTCAAAATCAATTCTTAGCAGCAAGAAACTGGCCATTTGGTTCCGCACTTTCAATATTCTTAGTCATTACTTCAATCGGTTTAATAGGACTTTACTATTTAGCTACAAAAAATATTGGTGCTGATAAAAGTAGAGGTGAAAAATAA
- a CDS encoding ABC transporter permease: MKKPILIGFSTIILICLYLPILILILFSFNKSKINAQWTGFTFDWYLNLFHNPQVIDAFMNSLFIAIVTTILSTILGTICALALHKHKYKFSNLISGLVYLPIVVPDILMGLSLLILFTNFHFELGSITIIIAHVTFCISYVIILLAARLSGMSSDLEDAASDLGATPWQTFRFVTLPALMPGIIASALLCFTLSIDDFVISFFVSGPGSTTLPIYIYGMVKKGVTPEINAISTILIVTIIFLMVISEVFRTKGINNQEESEKKSYIV; the protein is encoded by the coding sequence ATGAAAAAACCTATACTTATTGGATTTTCAACAATTATCTTGATTTGTTTATACTTACCAATCTTGATATTAATACTATTCTCATTTAATAAATCAAAGATTAATGCACAGTGGACTGGATTTACGTTTGATTGGTATTTAAATTTATTCCATAACCCGCAAGTTATTGATGCCTTTATGAATAGTTTATTTATTGCAATTGTAACGACAATCCTTTCAACAATTCTTGGTACTATTTGTGCACTTGCCTTACATAAGCATAAATATAAATTTTCAAATCTTATTAGTGGGCTAGTTTACTTACCAATTGTCGTTCCAGATATTTTAATGGGACTTTCATTACTAATACTATTTACTAATTTTCATTTTGAATTAGGCAGTATCACAATTATTATTGCCCATGTCACTTTTTGTATTTCATATGTCATTATTCTATTAGCAGCTCGACTTTCAGGAATGTCATCTGATTTAGAGGATGCTGCAAGTGATCTAGGTGCAACACCGTGGCAGACATTTAGATTTGTAACTTTACCAGCGCTAATGCCTGGAATTATTGCTTCAGCACTTTTATGTTTTACATTAAGTATTGATGATTTTGTCATAAGCTTTTTTGTTTCAGGACCAGGTTCGACTACATTGCCAATTTATATTTATGGAATGGTTAAAAAAGGTGTAACTCCTGAAATAAATGCAATTTCAACTATTTTAATTGTTACAATTATCTTCTTAATGGTAATTTCTGAAGTTTTTCGTACTAAAGGTATTAATAATCAAGAAGAATCAGAGAAAAAATCCTATATCGTTTAA